The Spirosoma radiotolerans genome has a window encoding:
- the hemN gene encoding oxygen-independent coproporphyrinogen III oxidase codes for MHTLIQKYNVPGPRYTSYPTVPFWDETTFSEAAWTTNLNRAFKATNNTKGISLYVHLPYCESLCTFCGCTKRITKNHRVEEPYIDALLAEWDLYCNLLPSRPRLAELHFGGGTPSFFAPEQLRRLLTGLFRRADPTDMPDYGWEGHPNNTTAEHLDVLYTFGFRRISFGVQDYDPTVQKAIHRIQPAENVRYITEQARSIGYTSVSHDLVFGLPFQTPESIEDTIYKTLVLNPDRIAFYSYAHVPWIKGNGQRGFRDEDLPSGEQKRVLYETGRDLLEEAGYVEIGMDHFARPHDPLYQALQNGTVHRNFMGYTTTQTQVLIGLGASSIGDVWSAFAQNEKEVDAYTTRVMAGKLPLLRGHMLDEQDQFLRRQILNIMCQGKTSWHLGRWSKGEWARLAERLEAFRLDGLLDYDAEGLRVRAEGRPFLRNICMAFDERLNHAQLNARMAQPRLFSQTV; via the coding sequence ATGCACACGCTTATTCAGAAATATAATGTTCCTGGTCCCCGGTACACCAGCTATCCGACCGTTCCGTTCTGGGACGAGACTACCTTCAGCGAAGCTGCCTGGACCACCAACCTGAACCGGGCTTTTAAGGCCACAAACAATACGAAGGGCATCAGCCTGTATGTGCATTTGCCCTACTGCGAAAGCCTCTGCACGTTTTGTGGCTGTACCAAGCGAATTACCAAAAATCATCGCGTTGAAGAGCCGTACATAGATGCCCTGCTTGCCGAATGGGATCTGTATTGCAACCTGTTGCCCAGTCGTCCACGTCTTGCCGAACTTCATTTTGGGGGAGGCACGCCAAGCTTTTTCGCTCCGGAACAACTCCGTCGTTTGCTGACTGGCCTGTTTCGCCGGGCTGATCCGACGGACATGCCCGATTATGGCTGGGAAGGTCACCCGAACAATACCACCGCCGAACACCTGGATGTACTTTATACTTTTGGATTCCGTCGGATCAGTTTTGGCGTTCAGGACTACGATCCGACGGTGCAGAAGGCCATTCACCGGATTCAGCCGGCCGAGAATGTTCGGTACATAACGGAACAGGCCCGGTCCATTGGATACACGTCCGTGAGCCATGATCTGGTGTTTGGGCTACCGTTTCAAACGCCCGAATCTATCGAAGACACGATCTACAAAACGTTAGTGCTGAATCCTGACCGCATTGCGTTTTATTCCTACGCACACGTTCCCTGGATTAAAGGAAATGGACAGCGAGGCTTTCGTGACGAAGACCTGCCGTCGGGTGAACAGAAGCGAGTGTTGTATGAAACGGGCCGCGACCTGCTCGAAGAGGCAGGCTACGTCGAGATTGGCATGGACCACTTTGCCCGGCCGCACGACCCACTTTATCAGGCCCTGCAGAACGGCACCGTACACCGCAATTTTATGGGCTACACCACCACTCAAACGCAGGTGCTGATCGGTCTGGGAGCGTCGTCCATCGGCGATGTCTGGTCCGCTTTTGCGCAAAACGAAAAAGAGGTTGATGCGTATACGACCAGGGTCATGGCAGGCAAACTGCCTTTGCTGCGGGGTCATATGCTGGATGAGCAGGACCAGTTTCTACGTCGACAAATTCTGAACATCATGTGTCAGGGTAAAACGAGCTGGCATCTGGGCCGTTGGTCGAAGGGCGAGTGGGCGCGCTTGGCTGAACGGCTCGAAGCGTTCCGGCTCGACGGTCTGCTGGACTACGATGCGGAAGGCTTGCGTGTCAGGGCCGAAGGCCGCCCGTTTCTGCGCAACAT
- a CDS encoding heavy metal translocating P-type ATPase → MPTTSVPITSCYHCGNDCTAHDLCVDDRHFCCDGCKTVYEILSANQLCQYYDLNTRPGQTPKQIARMAFLDLPDVLRQLVEFTNENITIVTFYIPTIHCSSCLWLLEHLYRLNPAIRQSRVDFLKKQVHITFATAELSLRELAELLTSLGYEPLISLSDVVQQQQAPTYRPLLYRLAVAGFCAGNIMLFSFPEYLGLDDPSFRHWFGIINLLLATPVVFYSGSGYFESVWRSLHRDVRRGLINIDFPILLGILVAYCRGTYEVFALNGAGYYDSVAGLIFFLLCGKWFQQRTYDFLSFERDYKAYFPLAVMRLKTDLEGVGAQRSSSDAETPVPVADLQKGDHIRIRHGELIPADGMLYRGRGIVDYSFVTGESEPEHKEPGTLLFAGGRQLGETIDIEIVRETSQSYLTQLWNNDAFRKADGDKFATFADYVGKYFTLTVLSLATLTGLYWYAYRGEVSTAVNAFTAVLIVACPCVLSLSYPVALGHGLRLLGKQKFYLKNADVIEQMAACDTIVLDKTGTLTTATEQATERTGTGPISVAEDFSPALTDFERALVLSVVRQSAHPLSRRLTAYFSSVHPLPTEGFTELSGQGVQALVDDWMVKLGRLNFVGADPSAQKATGVVVHLSIEGHYRGCFHFPAQYRPGIDTMLADLSKTHELHLLSGDNDAAKPQLLRWFRNDRMVFECTPQQKLDVVRRLQAEGHRVLMVGDGLNDAGALKQADVGIAVTGDTIQFTPASDGILDASALRELPRFLRFSRFGMQLIRFSFCVSLLYNFVGLSYALTGHLSPIVAAILMPLSSTTMVLIGTLGMRWWAAKKLSA, encoded by the coding sequence ATGCCCACGACCTCGGTACCTATAACCAGTTGTTACCACTGCGGCAACGACTGCACTGCGCATGACCTCTGCGTTGACGACAGGCACTTTTGTTGCGACGGGTGTAAGACCGTGTACGAGATTCTGAGTGCCAATCAGCTTTGCCAATATTATGACCTCAACACGCGGCCGGGCCAGACGCCCAAACAGATTGCCCGAATGGCTTTTCTGGACCTGCCCGATGTGCTGCGTCAACTGGTGGAATTTACGAACGAAAACATCACAATCGTTACGTTTTACATCCCGACGATCCATTGTAGCTCCTGTCTTTGGTTGCTGGAGCACCTTTATCGGCTGAACCCAGCCATCCGGCAGTCACGTGTTGATTTTCTTAAAAAGCAGGTTCATATAACGTTTGCCACGGCTGAGCTATCGCTCCGTGAACTGGCCGAATTACTTACCTCGCTAGGCTATGAGCCACTTATCAGCCTGAGCGATGTCGTGCAGCAACAGCAGGCGCCAACCTACCGCCCCCTGCTTTACCGGCTGGCGGTGGCAGGCTTCTGCGCGGGCAACATCATGCTGTTCAGCTTCCCCGAATACCTCGGCCTCGATGATCCATCATTCAGGCACTGGTTCGGGATCATTAATTTGCTCCTGGCAACACCTGTCGTGTTTTATTCTGGGTCGGGCTATTTTGAGTCCGTCTGGCGAAGCTTGCACCGGGATGTTCGGCGCGGGCTCATCAACATCGACTTTCCTATTTTGCTGGGCATCCTGGTGGCGTATTGCAGAGGCACGTATGAAGTCTTTGCCCTCAATGGGGCGGGTTATTACGATTCTGTGGCGGGGCTGATTTTCTTTCTGCTTTGTGGCAAGTGGTTTCAGCAACGAACCTACGATTTCCTTTCATTCGAGCGCGATTACAAGGCGTACTTTCCTCTGGCCGTTATGCGCCTGAAAACAGACCTGGAAGGAGTTGGTGCTCAACGCTCCTCGTCCGACGCTGAAACACCCGTCCCGGTAGCCGATTTGCAGAAAGGTGATCATATCCGTATTCGCCACGGTGAATTAATTCCGGCAGATGGTATGCTGTATCGTGGTAGGGGCATCGTTGACTACTCCTTTGTAACGGGCGAATCCGAACCGGAGCATAAGGAACCAGGCACGTTATTGTTCGCAGGAGGGCGGCAACTGGGCGAAACCATTGACATAGAGATTGTCCGGGAAACCTCGCAAAGCTACCTAACCCAGCTCTGGAACAACGACGCCTTCCGAAAGGCCGACGGTGACAAGTTCGCCACATTTGCCGACTACGTAGGCAAGTATTTCACTCTGACGGTACTCAGCCTGGCGACCCTCACTGGTCTATACTGGTACGCCTATCGGGGCGAGGTCAGCACGGCAGTCAACGCCTTTACGGCGGTGCTAATCGTGGCCTGCCCCTGCGTGCTGTCGTTGTCTTATCCGGTTGCGCTGGGGCATGGCCTGCGGCTATTGGGTAAGCAAAAATTTTACCTAAAAAACGCGGATGTCATCGAACAGATGGCCGCCTGCGATACCATTGTGCTGGATAAAACGGGTACCCTCACAACGGCTACTGAGCAAGCAACCGAACGAACAGGCACCGGTCCGATAAGCGTTGCAGAAGACTTTTCACCGGCACTAACCGATTTTGAACGGGCGCTGGTGCTATCGGTAGTACGCCAGTCGGCTCACCCGCTCAGCCGCCGGTTGACGGCTTATTTTAGTTCTGTGCATCCACTGCCGACCGAAGGCTTTACGGAACTGTCCGGACAGGGTGTGCAGGCACTGGTGGATGACTGGATGGTAAAGTTGGGGCGACTGAATTTTGTTGGAGCTGATCCGTCAGCACAGAAAGCGACAGGTGTTGTGGTTCATCTTAGCATAGAAGGTCATTATCGGGGCTGCTTTCACTTTCCAGCCCAATACCGCCCCGGCATTGACACGATGCTGGCAGACTTGAGCAAGACACATGAACTTCACCTGCTTTCGGGTGATAACGATGCCGCAAAACCGCAACTGCTGCGCTGGTTCCGGAATGACCGAATGGTGTTTGAGTGTACCCCTCAACAGAAGCTCGATGTGGTGCGACGGTTGCAGGCTGAAGGTCACCGTGTACTAATGGTTGGCGATGGCCTGAATGATGCCGGTGCGTTGAAACAGGCCGACGTGGGCATTGCGGTAACAGGGGATACTATCCAGTTTACACCCGCCAGCGATGGTATTCTGGACGCGTCGGCGCTGCGTGAGCTACCCCGATTTCTGCGGTTCAGCCGGTTCGGGATGCAACTGATCCGGTTTAGCTTTTGCGTATCACTACTCTATAATTTCGTCGGTCTGAGCTACGCTCTGACAGGCCATCTTTCTCCGATTGTAGCGGCCATTCTGATGCCACTTAGTTCAACGACTATGGTTCTCATCGGGACGCTCGGTATGCGGTGGTGGGCTGCTAAAAAACTGAGTGCTTAA
- a CDS encoding acyl-CoA desaturase, translating to MLIILTFFFCHWYLSIFTQTFFLHRYAAHQMFVMSPRWEKFFYILTFIGQGSSFLSPRAYGIMHRLHHAYADTEDDPHSPSYAKGLLDMMWKTRIFYNDILNNRDHIEPKFKKGVPNWAFMEWLGDRWPVRLAWGTAYTLVYIFYAPSAWWFALLPVHYLMGPIHGAIINWYAHRYGYVNFPVNDTARNLLPVDFLMMGESYHNNHHKFGGRANFGGFRWHEFDPTYPIIRLLNRLRIIRLKVNNDLKYM from the coding sequence ATGCTTATTATTCTTACGTTTTTCTTCTGTCACTGGTATCTCTCGATTTTCACCCAAACCTTTTTTCTGCATCGTTACGCGGCTCACCAGATGTTTGTCATGAGCCCTCGCTGGGAAAAATTCTTTTACATCCTGACGTTCATTGGCCAAGGGTCGTCATTTCTGAGTCCCCGTGCTTACGGCATCATGCACCGCCTGCACCACGCCTATGCCGACACGGAAGATGACCCGCACTCGCCTTCCTACGCCAAAGGATTGCTCGATATGATGTGGAAAACGCGGATATTTTATAACGACATCCTCAACAATCGCGACCATATCGAACCAAAATTTAAAAAGGGCGTGCCAAACTGGGCGTTCATGGAATGGCTCGGCGACCGCTGGCCGGTACGTCTGGCGTGGGGAACAGCGTATACGCTCGTCTATATTTTTTATGCGCCCTCGGCCTGGTGGTTTGCGTTGTTGCCGGTTCACTACCTGATGGGGCCAATCCACGGAGCCATCATCAACTGGTACGCGCACCGTTACGGCTACGTAAATTTCCCCGTGAACGACACGGCCAGAAACCTGCTACCGGTTGATTTTCTGATGATGGGCGAGTCCTATCACAACAACCATCATAAGTTTGGGGGCCGGGCCAATTTTGGCGGCTTCCGCTGGCACGAATTCGATCCGACCTATCCCATTATACGCCTGCTGAACCGCCTAAGGATCATCCGACTAAAGGTCAATAACGATTTAAAATACATGTAG
- the ccoS gene encoding cbb3-type cytochrome oxidase assembly protein CcoS: MHIIFFMIGVSLLMALGFLGAFFWAMKTGQQDDLYTPSMRMLLDDETPVTPETEPTVL; this comes from the coding sequence ATGCACATTATTTTCTTCATGATCGGCGTCAGCCTGTTGATGGCACTGGGTTTTCTGGGCGCCTTTTTCTGGGCCATGAAAACCGGCCAGCAGGACGATCTCTACACACCGTCGATGCGTATGCTGCTGGACGACGAAACACCCGTAACCCCTGAAACCGAACCTACCGTACTTTAA
- the ccoN gene encoding cytochrome-c oxidase, cbb3-type subunit I yields the protein MNVSFKPPVTSISSDREAIGKRPPGAGAPVEYFAYDNRTVRNFAVATIIWGLVGMLVGVLIASQLFAPSANLGTQYTTFGRIRPLHTNAVIFAFVGNAIFMGVYYSLQRLCKTRMFSDLLSKIHFWGWQAIIVAAAITLPLGMTTSHEYAELEWPIDIAITLIWVVFGVNMFGTIIKRRERHLYVAIWFYIATFVTVAVLHIVNSFEMPVSLFKSYYLYAGVQDALVQWWYGHNAVAFFLTTPFLGLMYYFLPKMANRPVYSYKLSILHFWALIFIYIWAGPHHLLYTSLPDWAQSLGVVFSIMLIAPSWGGMINGLLTLRGAWDKVREDAILKFMVVGLTSYGMATFEGPMLSLKNVNAIAHFTDWIVAHVHVGALGWNGFLAFAILYWLIPRMYHTPIYSKKLMNIHFWIGTLGILFYAVPMYISGFTQGMMWKEFTPEGVLKYPSFLETTLQVLPMHQMRALGGTFYLLGAILMAYNLFKTMAAGTLVANEAAEAPALPKAYTPTGSDTYWHRWFERKPFPLLVGSLVVILIGSLVELIPTFMVQSNVPTIASVQPYTALEVQGRDLYIREGCVNCHSQMVRPFRSETERYGEYSKAGEFVYDHPFLWGSKRTGPDLHREGGKYPDSWHYHHMRDPASMSPGSIMPPYAWLLEQKLDISTTSDKLRALKKVGVPYDDQTIDYANEALMKQADLVSGRLAKEGIKVKSDREIVALIAYLQRLGTDIKKMESN from the coding sequence ATGAATGTCTCGTTTAAACCACCCGTAACCAGTATCTCGTCCGACCGCGAGGCCATCGGAAAGCGACCTCCAGGGGCCGGAGCGCCGGTGGAGTATTTCGCTTATGACAACCGGACCGTCCGCAACTTCGCGGTGGCCACCATTATCTGGGGACTCGTTGGGATGCTTGTCGGCGTCCTGATTGCCAGTCAGTTGTTTGCGCCATCGGCCAACCTGGGCACCCAGTATACCACGTTCGGGCGCATTCGACCCCTACACACCAACGCCGTCATTTTCGCTTTTGTGGGTAACGCCATTTTTATGGGCGTATATTACTCGCTGCAGCGGCTCTGTAAAACACGGATGTTTTCTGATCTGCTCAGCAAAATTCACTTCTGGGGCTGGCAGGCCATCATCGTTGCGGCAGCCATTACCCTGCCGCTGGGGATGACAACCTCCCACGAATACGCCGAACTCGAATGGCCCATCGACATTGCCATTACGCTGATCTGGGTGGTATTCGGCGTCAATATGTTCGGTACCATCATCAAACGCCGGGAGCGCCACCTGTACGTAGCCATCTGGTTTTACATCGCTACGTTCGTGACGGTGGCCGTGCTGCACATTGTCAACTCGTTCGAGATGCCAGTGAGCCTGTTCAAAAGCTATTACCTCTATGCCGGCGTTCAGGACGCTCTGGTGCAGTGGTGGTACGGACACAATGCCGTGGCCTTTTTCCTAACGACACCGTTTCTGGGGCTCATGTATTACTTCTTGCCCAAGATGGCCAACCGCCCGGTGTACTCGTACAAACTATCGATTCTGCACTTCTGGGCCTTGATCTTCATCTACATCTGGGCAGGCCCTCACCATTTGCTGTACACCTCGCTACCCGACTGGGCACAGTCGCTGGGGGTTGTGTTCTCGATCATGCTCATTGCGCCGTCGTGGGGTGGTATGATCAATGGGCTGCTAACCTTGCGCGGTGCCTGGGATAAGGTTCGGGAGGATGCCATTCTGAAATTTATGGTCGTGGGGCTAACGTCCTATGGCATGGCCACCTTCGAGGGGCCGATGCTCTCATTGAAGAACGTCAACGCCATTGCCCACTTCACCGACTGGATCGTAGCACACGTGCACGTGGGTGCCCTGGGCTGGAACGGCTTCCTGGCCTTCGCCATTTTGTACTGGCTCATTCCGCGCATGTACCACACCCCCATTTACTCGAAGAAGTTGATGAATATCCACTTCTGGATCGGTACACTGGGTATTCTGTTCTATGCGGTGCCGATGTATATCTCGGGTTTCACGCAGGGAATGATGTGGAAAGAATTTACGCCCGAAGGCGTTCTGAAATACCCCAGTTTCCTCGAAACGACGCTCCAGGTTTTACCGATGCACCAGATGCGGGCGCTGGGCGGTACGTTCTACCTGCTCGGGGCTATTCTGATGGCATACAACCTCTTCAAGACGATGGCCGCCGGAACACTTGTTGCCAACGAAGCCGCCGAAGCGCCCGCGTTACCAAAGGCGTATACGCCCACGGGCTCGGATACTTACTGGCACCGCTGGTTTGAACGGAAGCCCTTCCCCCTGCTGGTTGGTTCGCTGGTGGTGATTCTAATTGGTTCTTTAGTCGAGCTGATTCCGACTTTTATGGTGCAGTCGAACGTGCCGACCATTGCTTCAGTCCAGCCCTATACGGCACTCGAAGTGCAGGGCCGCGACCTGTACATCCGGGAAGGCTGCGTCAACTGCCACAGCCAGATGGTCCGTCCCTTCCGCTCTGAAACCGAGCGTTATGGCGAGTACTCGAAGGCGGGCGAGTTCGTGTATGACCACCCGTTCCTGTGGGGCAGTAAGCGCACGGGTCCGGATCTGCACCGCGAAGGCGGCAAGTACCCCGACTCCTGGCATTATCACCACATGCGCGATCCGGCGTCCATGTCGCCCGGCTCGATTATGCCGCCGTATGCGTGGCTGCTGGAGCAGAAACTGGACATATCGACGACGTCGGATAAGCTGCGGGCACTGAAGAAAGTAGGTGTTCCCTACGACGATCAAACCATCGACTATGCCAACGAGGCCCTCATGAAACAGGCTGACCTAGTCAGTGGCCGACTGGCGAAAGAAGGCATCAAGGTCAAATCAGACCGCGAAATCGTCGCGCTGATTGCCTATCTGCAACGACTCGGTACAGACATTAAGAAAATGGAATCAAACTAG
- a CDS encoding cbb3-type cytochrome c oxidase N-terminal domain-containing protein, translated as MNLFLTNLFDPAAGSSIWTLRSGEDLLWVVILFLIAAGVGLMLVATLYLAYILRQALGPQEVARPVDTRSSWQRWAGLHTLSSESDLVMEHAYDGIAELDNPTPPWFMGLFYGTIGFGVVYLLVFHVIGSGNIMEQEYTQEVAVADKQREAYLKLVAGKVNENNVTRLTNAKDIDGGKALFVQYCTACHGQNAEGKVGPNLTDEYWLHGGSVKAVYHTINEGVPEKGMISWKKQLNPLQIQQVASYVLSLQGSKPAGAKEPQGDKVTPESPSVAAR; from the coding sequence ATGAACCTGTTTCTAACCAACCTATTCGATCCGGCCGCTGGCTCATCCATCTGGACCCTCCGTTCGGGCGAGGACCTGCTGTGGGTAGTTATCCTCTTTCTGATTGCTGCGGGAGTCGGCCTGATGCTCGTCGCAACCTTGTACTTAGCCTATATTTTACGGCAGGCACTTGGGCCGCAAGAAGTCGCCCGCCCCGTCGACACCCGCTCGTCCTGGCAGCGGTGGGCAGGCCTGCACACGCTCAGCAGCGAGAGTGATCTGGTGATGGAACACGCCTACGATGGGATTGCTGAACTGGACAACCCAACACCGCCCTGGTTTATGGGCCTGTTCTACGGTACCATCGGCTTTGGGGTTGTGTACCTATTAGTTTTTCACGTGATCGGTTCCGGCAACATCATGGAGCAGGAGTATACGCAGGAAGTAGCCGTTGCGGATAAGCAACGCGAAGCCTACCTGAAACTGGTGGCAGGAAAGGTCAACGAAAACAATGTGACCCGGCTCACCAATGCAAAGGATATTGACGGCGGAAAGGCGCTTTTTGTTCAGTATTGCACCGCCTGCCACGGCCAGAATGCCGAAGGCAAAGTGGGACCAAACCTGACCGACGAGTACTGGCTGCACGGCGGTTCGGTTAAGGCTGTTTATCATACCATCAATGAGGGCGTCCCTGAAAAGGGCATGATTTCCTGGAAGAAACAACTTAATCCGTTGCAAATTCAGCAGGTGGCCAGCTATGTTCTTTCGCTACAGGGATCGAAACCAGCGGGTGCCAAAGAGCCGCAGGGTGACAAAGTAACACCCGAAAGCCCTTCCGTAGCGGCTCGTTAA
- the ccoG gene encoding cytochrome c oxidase accessory protein CcoG encodes MTTEFNDFETPVDAYRQKHAPKPDMTGGKRQWLYPRVVKGRYYRWRTLVAWVLLALFFGGPFLSRDGQPLFLFNVLERKFNFFGVTFWPQDFHLVAIGMLAFIVFISLFTVVYGRVWCGWACPQTVFMEMVFRKIETAIEGDANTRKRLDAAPWTTEKLLKKGTKYTVFFLISFVISNTFLAYIIGKDELLQIITDDPMNHLGGLMAILIFTGVFYAVFAWLREIVCTTICPYGRLQGVLLDRKSVVVAYDDRRGEPRGKMQKPTAINHTWQPLSFAPKGDCIDCKLCVQVCPTGIDIRKGIQMECISCTACIDACDEVMDKIGRPQGLIRHDSLEGIQTRKPWRFSGRMMAYSLVLLLIMGVWGYLLAGRTDLETTILRAPGQLFQRESGGRISNLYLVEVVNKTHHTRPVTFRVTYPGAQLKMVQPLVRVPADELAKGMLFILLPEKAIHQNSTHLEIEVLSEGVVLDNIKTTFLGPIQ; translated from the coding sequence ATGACGACGGAATTTAACGACTTCGAAACACCCGTTGATGCCTACAGGCAAAAGCATGCACCCAAGCCTGACATGACGGGCGGCAAGCGGCAGTGGCTTTATCCACGTGTGGTTAAGGGTCGTTACTACCGCTGGCGGACGCTGGTTGCCTGGGTATTACTGGCGCTGTTCTTTGGCGGCCCGTTCCTAAGTCGCGATGGGCAACCGCTGTTTCTGTTCAATGTACTGGAACGAAAATTCAACTTTTTCGGCGTTACGTTCTGGCCACAGGATTTCCACCTTGTGGCCATCGGAATGCTGGCGTTCATCGTCTTCATCTCGCTCTTTACGGTCGTTTATGGCCGGGTGTGGTGTGGGTGGGCCTGTCCTCAGACGGTTTTCATGGAAATGGTATTCCGGAAAATTGAAACGGCAATCGAAGGAGATGCTAATACCCGTAAACGACTCGATGCCGCTCCCTGGACAACGGAGAAACTCTTAAAGAAGGGCACTAAATACACCGTCTTCTTTCTGATCTCGTTCGTTATCAGCAACACGTTTCTGGCGTATATCATCGGGAAAGATGAGCTGCTGCAAATCATCACCGACGACCCCATGAACCACCTCGGCGGGTTGATGGCCATCCTGATCTTTACGGGCGTATTCTATGCAGTTTTTGCCTGGCTGCGCGAAATTGTCTGCACCACTATCTGCCCGTATGGGCGTCTGCAGGGCGTCCTGCTCGACCGAAAATCGGTAGTGGTTGCCTACGATGACCGGCGTGGCGAACCACGTGGAAAGATGCAGAAGCCAACAGCCATTAACCACACATGGCAACCCCTGTCTTTTGCGCCAAAAGGAGACTGCATCGACTGTAAACTTTGCGTACAGGTTTGCCCTACCGGCATCGATATTCGCAAGGGTATCCAAATGGAGTGCATCAGTTGTACCGCCTGCATCGATGCCTGCGACGAGGTAATGGACAAAATTGGTCGTCCGCAGGGACTTATCCGGCATGATTCGCTGGAGGGTATTCAAACCCGTAAACCGTGGCGTTTTTCGGGACGAATGATGGCCTACAGTCTCGTACTACTCCTGATTATGGGCGTGTGGGGCTATTTACTAGCCGGGCGCACCGATCTGGAAACGACCATACTTCGGGCACCGGGGCAGTTGTTTCAGCGCGAATCGGGTGGACGGATTTCGAACCTTTATCTGGTCGAAGTAGTGAACAAAACGCATCACACCCGACCCGTAACCTTTCGGGTGACGTATCCCGGCGCTCAGTTGAAGATGGTGCAACCCCTCGTGCGGGTGCCCGCCGACGAACTGGCCAAGGGTATGTTATTCATCTTGCTGCCCGAAAAGGCTATCCATCAAAACAGCACTCATCTAGAGATCGAAGTCCTTTCCGAAGGTGTCGTACTCGATAACATTAAAACAACCTTTCTGGGACCAATTCAATGA
- a CDS encoding FixH family protein, which translates to MNWGKAIPLVFILFAGFIGTMVFRMSSQRIDLVREDYYQDELTYQQHIDRVSNAHHTRQGHTNSSIAMMYQSDQQQVVFVLPDTFKKGKITFYRPADRRADFQVPIVPTHSVRQVVPTKTLAKGYWRVQFTWSDGRQDYYTEEQLFI; encoded by the coding sequence ATGAACTGGGGCAAAGCCATACCACTTGTTTTCATTCTGTTTGCTGGTTTCATAGGCACGATGGTGTTTCGGATGAGCAGCCAGCGCATCGATCTGGTACGCGAGGACTACTACCAGGACGAGCTTACCTATCAGCAACACATCGACCGAGTCAGTAACGCACACCATACCAGACAGGGCCACACGAACTCCTCTATCGCCATGATGTATCAATCCGATCAGCAGCAGGTCGTTTTTGTCCTGCCCGATACCTTTAAAAAAGGCAAGATTACGTTTTATCGCCCTGCCGACCGCCGTGCAGATTTTCAGGTTCCGATTGTGCCGACCCATTCGGTTCGGCAGGTGGTTCCAACCAAAACGCTCGCGAAAGGGTACTGGCGGGTACAATTTACCTGGTCGGACGGGCGGCAGGACTATTATACAGAAGAACAGCTATTTATATAA
- a CDS encoding sulfite exporter TauE/SafE family protein, with product MSPWLVTALLTGLISSLHCVGMCGPLVAALPVGRLPYPKRRLAIGLYHASRIATYSALGTLAGTMGFGLHMLGWQRPLAIFCGIVLLVGSVWRSGWATGLRWAWFNRWVTTSFGQHLRQPGWAGFAGLGVLNGLLPCGFTYVALAGTLTTQTPLAGATYMLLFGLGTLPALLSVNALAAWLTTVGRRRLNRVLSVATVVVGLLLIGRGLVTYQFPSQPSVSIPVCHGVLTK from the coding sequence ATGTCACCCTGGCTGGTTACCGCGCTCCTGACGGGGCTGATCAGCAGCCTGCACTGCGTGGGCATGTGTGGACCTTTGGTCGCGGCTTTACCCGTTGGTCGCCTGCCTTACCCGAAGCGCCGACTAGCCATTGGCCTATACCATGCCAGCCGCATAGCAACCTATAGCGCGCTGGGCACATTGGCAGGCACAATGGGTTTCGGTTTGCATATGCTGGGCTGGCAACGCCCCCTTGCCATTTTTTGCGGGATTGTGCTGCTGGTCGGTTCGGTCTGGCGAAGTGGTTGGGCCACGGGATTACGCTGGGCGTGGTTTAATCGTTGGGTAACGACTTCCTTTGGGCAGCACTTGCGCCAACCGGGCTGGGCAGGTTTCGCCGGATTGGGCGTTTTGAACGGCCTGTTGCCCTGCGGATTTACGTACGTAGCGCTGGCCGGAACGCTGACTACACAAACGCCATTGGCGGGGGCTACATACATGCTGCTTTTCGGGCTAGGTACACTCCCGGCCCTGCTGAGCGTTAATGCCCTGGCAGCTTGGTTAACCACAGTGGGTCGCAGGCGATTGAACCGGGTGTTATCCGTTGCTACGGTCGTTGTTGGTCTGCTGCTTATCGGACGGGGTCTCGTAACTTACCAATTTCCCAGTCAACCTTCAGTGAGCATTCCTGTCTGTCATGGTGTACTGACAAAATAA
- a CDS encoding thioredoxin domain-containing protein, producing the protein MISPSSLLTPVQLPVLLVFTPATLTQRAEVDQLVEKTRSVLNPAVRIMRITETTHPEVVSSFEFTAQPSFVLLQRGLELWRHTGSIDGPELLQQLSARLGQSIFRNLTD; encoded by the coding sequence ATGATATCCCCTTCTTCGTTGCTGACGCCGGTTCAGCTACCCGTGCTGCTGGTCTTTACGCCAGCGACTCTGACCCAGCGGGCCGAGGTGGACCAATTGGTAGAAAAAACCCGGTCGGTGCTTAACCCGGCCGTGCGGATTATGCGTATTACCGAAACGACTCATCCCGAAGTGGTTAGTAGTTTCGAGTTCACGGCGCAGCCCTCGTTTGTGCTGCTCCAGCGTGGACTCGAATTATGGCGGCACACGGGCAGCATTGACGGGCCGGAACTCCTTCAGCAGTTAAGTGCCCGGCTTGGGCAATCTATTTTCAGAAACCTTACCGATTAA